TGCATAAATCTGATGTGGTTGTATTTCTTCTATTAGTTTACACATGATAGCAATGTCTATCTCTGATAATTTGTCTTTTTTTATTTTACCTGTTTCATAAAACGGTAAATCTAAAAAATGAACATTAGTATCGTTTAACCCCAAATAACGTGTTGCTGCAAATGATTCACTTCTTCTGATTAGCCCTTTCAACTGCCTTATTTCTATAGTATCCACAGCATATTCGTTTGTATTAGACAACGTATTAATAATGTTTTGGGCAACCGTTGAATCTGAATTTAATTTTTGACCTACCTCAGCAAACTTTAAAGCTTCTTGATTTGATACGGCTATATTACCAGATGTTTGATAGGCCACATGAACATCATGCCCCTGCTCAACTAACCTATCAAAAGTACCTCCCATAGAAATCACATCATCATCGGGATGTGGACTAAAAATAATGACTCTCTTTTTGGCTGGATTTGCTCGTTCTGGCCTATTCGTATCATCGGCATTAGGTTTACCTCCGGGCCATCCCGTGATAGTATGTTGTAATTTATTAAACATTTTAATATTTAAATCATAAGCAGAACCTTTTTGTGCTAATAATCCAGACATTCCATTATCGTTGTAATCCTTATCAGTTAGACTTAAAATATTTTTTTGGGTTAATTCGCACAGCCAGATAATTGCTTTATTCTTTAATGCACCTGTCCAGGTTAATGAACAGACCAACCAAGGTGTTTTGTTTCTAGTTAATTCTGACCCTGCTTCGGTATCCAATACAAAAGTTGTATTTTGATGATCTTGAAGATAGGAGGCAGGTACTTGAGAAGAAATATCTCCTTCTATTGTTTCTTTGATAATTGATGCTTTGTGCTGTCCCCATCCTAACAATACGATACGTTTTGCCGCTCTTACTGTAGCAATTCCCATGGTTATAGCTTTTCTGGGAACATTTTCTATACCTAAAAAAGAAGGAGCAGCATCTACTCTGGTAATATGATCTAATGTAATCATTCTTGTGCCCGAGTTATAATGTGATCCAGGTTCGTTGAAACCTATATGGCCTGTTCTTCCTATACCTAATAATTGAAAATCTAAACCACCTGCTTCTTTAATTTTCATTTCATAATCTATACAATACTGATAGAGACCATCACTATTTATTTTCCCATCAGGAATATGAACGTTTTCAGGAGATATATCAATATGATCAAAGAGATGTTCATACATGAAGTAGTAATAACTCTGTATATTTTCTATATCCATTGGATAATACTCATCTAAATTAAAGGTTATCACATTTTTAAAACTTAAGCCTTCTTCATGATGCATTCGCACCAATTCTTCATATACCTTAATTGGCGAAGAGCCTGTTGCTAATCCTAAAACGCAGGGTTCATTTTTTTGCGATTTCTCTTTTATAAGATTCGCTATTTCCTTTGCCACTACTAAAGAGGCTTTATTAGAATTTTTAAAAATTACGTTGTGTATTTTCTCGAATCGTGTTTCCTCAAATTGACCTGCTGGTTTATAATTGATATCCATCTTTCTTTTAATTACAGTTTATAACACATTAGCTTTAATTCTACTCCACATTTTCAGAAGTAAATATCCAGAAACAATGGCTAGTTCGGTTAGTATCAGGGCATATGTTATGTGTCCATATATCCAATATCCTGTGGCAAACATGATGCTATATATCAATATACACCCTAGTAGCATTGCCGTAATTCCAGAAGGTACACTCCAGCTTTTTGAGGTGTTTTTTTCTAATTTTTCTTGATCAATTATGTGGTGCCACCCAGGTCCTCCCGGTTGCACTTTCATATAAAAATTAGACAATACTTCTTTACTTTCTGGCTTGGTTAAATACGTGGCTGTCAACCAAGCAATAGTGGTTAGAAAAACGACTACCGGAAATTCTGACCAATCTGGAAATATACCGTCTTCGACACCAAAGAAGTAGATACCAGCTGGTGTTAATTTTAGCACTAAAGAAATGATTCCAGAGGTAAACATCGCTGTAATTTCACTCCAGGCATTAATACGCCACCAGAACCATCGTAAAATAAATATCAAACCTGTTCCTGCTCCAAAAACCAATAACACTTCGAATAACTGTAAAGCATTTTGTAAAAGCAATGCCAAAAATGCACTCAAGATCATCAATACTACTGTTGCAATTCTACCTACTGCCACCAATCGCTTCTCGGATGCATTTGGATTAATTTGTTGTTTGTAGAAATCATAAACGATATAAGAAGATCCCCAATTTAATTGTGTAGAAATGGTACTCATATATGCAGCAACCAAAGAGGCTAATACTACACCTAATAATCCACTTGGTAATTTGGTTAGCATTGCAGAATAGGCTAAATCATGACCTAGTTTATCCTTTGTAATATCAGGAAAGGCTTCCTGTAAACTTGCGAGATCAGGAAATACCACTAATGATGCCAGTGCTACAATAATCCAGGGCCATGGGCGTAATGCATAATGCATTATATTAAAAAAGAAAGTTGCTCCTATTGCATGGTTTTCATTTTTGGCAGCCAACATTCGTTGTGCGATATAACCGCCGCCGCCCGGTTCTGCTCCAGGATACCAAGAACTCCACCATTGTACCGCCAATGGTATTATTAGTAATGTGATTATAGCACGTTTATCATTAAGATCGGGAAGTATTGAAAGTTTATCTACTACATTTTCATTTGTCATTAAAGATGCTATACCTCCTACTTCAGGTAAATTAACCAAATAATAAGCAGCTCC
The sequence above is a segment of the Aquimarina spinulae genome. Coding sequences within it:
- the nagB gene encoding glucosamine-6-phosphate deaminase translates to MDINYKPAGQFEETRFEKIHNVIFKNSNKASLVVAKEIANLIKEKSQKNEPCVLGLATGSSPIKVYEELVRMHHEEGLSFKNVITFNLDEYYPMDIENIQSYYYFMYEHLFDHIDISPENVHIPDGKINSDGLYQYCIDYEMKIKEAGGLDFQLLGIGRTGHIGFNEPGSHYNSGTRMITLDHITRVDAAPSFLGIENVPRKAITMGIATVRAAKRIVLLGWGQHKASIIKETIEGDISSQVPASYLQDHQNTTFVLDTEAGSELTRNKTPWLVCSLTWTGALKNKAIIWLCELTQKNILSLTDKDYNDNGMSGLLAQKGSAYDLNIKMFNKLQHTITGWPGGKPNADDTNRPERANPAKKRVIIFSPHPDDDVISMGGTFDRLVEQGHDVHVAYQTSGNIAVSNQEALKFAEVGQKLNSDSTVAQNIINTLSNTNEYAVDTIEIRQLKGLIRRSESFAATRYLGLNDTNVHFLDLPFYETGKIKKDKLSEIDIAIMCKLIEEIQPHQIYAAGDLADPHGTHKVCLDALFKALEELKTKPYMRNCWVWLYRGAWHEWDVHEIEMAVPMSPDQVLKKRHAIFCHQSQKDGVMFQGEDSREFWMRAEERNRDTAQKYNALGLADYAAMEAFVRYDNWR
- a CDS encoding sodium:solute symporter family protein; this translates as MVSLSTFDYVLIIAFFMITLFIGIWVSKKSGTNSSEFFLSGRNMPWWLLGLSMVATTFSTDTPNLVTDIVRTNGVSGNWVWWVFLITGLLTVFVYAKLWRKSNVSTDLEFYELRYGGKPAKFLRKFRALYLGVIFNVITMSAVTLAAIKIGGIMLGLEPWQTVISAGLITVIFSAIGGFKGVVYTDFILFFVAMGGAIGAAYYLVNLPEVGGIASLMTNENVVDKLSILPDLNDKRAIITLLIIPLAVQWWSSWYPGAEPGGGGYIAQRMLAAKNENHAIGATFFFNIMHYALRPWPWIIVALASLVVFPDLASLQEAFPDITKDKLGHDLAYSAMLTKLPSGLLGVVLASLVAAYMSTISTQLNWGSSYIVYDFYKQQINPNASEKRLVAVGRIATVVLMILSAFLALLLQNALQLFEVLLVFGAGTGLIFILRWFWWRINAWSEITAMFTSGIISLVLKLTPAGIYFFGVEDGIFPDWSEFPVVVFLTTIAWLTATYLTKPESKEVLSNFYMKVQPGGPGWHHIIDQEKLEKNTSKSWSVPSGITAMLLGCILIYSIMFATGYWIYGHITYALILTELAIVSGYLLLKMWSRIKANVL